The genomic stretch GATCTCCCATCTCCCAGGCCTGCTTGCCGAAGCTCTTCTTGGTCTTCGCGTCGGTGGCGCCATCCGCCTGCCACTGCAGGAGCCGGGCCGAGCGCCACAACAGCTCGAAGTCCTCGGGGGCCGCCTGGAGCGCCTTGTTCAACGTTTCGCCCAGTTGCTTCACCACGGCACCGTCCGCCCGCTTCGCGTACAGCGCGTCCATCGCGGACAGCTCATCGGGGGTGGCGGCCAGCCCGGGCAGGGCCATCAACAGGACGAGGGCGAGGGCAATCGAGCGCATTCCCGTCGTGTTAGCACGCGATTTTCAAACGAGGAAGGCGGCCCCCGCGGTGCTTCTTCAGGCACCTCGAGGACCGCCTCGGTGAGCTGTGGACATGGGACCTGTCCTCGCGGTCAGGCGGCGTCGGCCGGGTTGACGGCGTCGAACTCCTCGTCCTGGTTGAAGGCCGCCAGGTAGCGCTCGAGGAAGTTCTTCGTCTTGAGCTCCACCTGCCGCACGCGCTCGCGCGACACACCCCAGCGCTGGCCCAGCTCCTCCAGCGTGCGCGGTTTGTCCTGCGTGAGCCGCTCCTGGAGGATGTCCCAGCCCAGATCGCCAATGCGTTTGCGCACCTTGGCCAGGGCCTCCTGAACCTCCCCATCCTGCTCGCGCGACAGGAAGATGGCCTGGGGCGACGGCCCCGAATCCTCCAGCCGATCCAGGAAGGTCGTCTCGCCTTCCTCGTCGATGCTCGCGTCGAGCGAGAAGTCCATCATGCTGCCGCGCTCGGCCTCGCCGCCGCGCACCTGGCTGCGGTTGTCCTTGAGGTAGCGGGTGATGTAGGCGCGGATCCACCACACCGCGTAGGTGGCGAAACGCACGTTCTTCTTCGGGTCGAAGTGCTCGATGGCCTTCATCAAGCCCACGTTGCCCTCCTGGATGAGGTCATCCAGACGAGCCCCACGGTTGGCGAACTTCTTGGCGACCGCCACCACGAACGCCAGGTTGCTCGTGGCGAGCGTCTGCCGCGCCGCCTCATCGCCCTTGCGGGCACGACCGGCCAGTTCGTACTCCTGCTCCCGGGTCAACTGCGAGTGATCCCCGAGGTGACGCAGATAGTGCGAAAGGCCCTCGGCTCCGTACTTCATCGTCCTGGTTGCCATGATTTCGCGTCCTCCGTTGTCTTCACGATTCGGACGCGCCCACCCCCATCTCCGCGTCCACTCTTGGAGTTAAGACGCATGACGGGCCGGAGGGTTTCTCGGTTCCACGACAGGGAAGTATTTGTTCTGCTTACCCCGTCCACAAGTCGCACCCCAATGTCCGGTTCAAGGACGTGGAGTGAAACGAACCCACTCTTTCCATAGCGTCACGGCCACTTGGGCGCTGGAAAGATCTTCTCCGGATTCAGCAGCCCTGAAGGGTCGAAGAATTCCTTCAGCCGGCGTTGCAGGGCGAGGACACCTTCGGCTTGTTCCATCGCCAGATATTCCCGCTTGGCATGTCCCACACCATGCTCGCCTGTGATGGTTCCTCCCATGGCGACGGTGAGCTCCAACATCCGTTGAATGCCCTTCTCCACGAGCGCGCGCTGGTGCGGACCGTCGTAGAGGAGGTTGGCGTGCAGGTTGCCGTCTCCCGCGTGGCCGTAGGTGGCGACGAGCAGGCCAAGCTCCTCGCCCATGTCCTTGAGCGCCCGGATGATGTCGGGAATGCGGGAGCGGGGAACGGCGATGTCCTCGGAAATCTTGTGCGGCTTCAAGGCCCGGAGAGCCGGGGAGACCAGGCGGCGCGCCGTCCACAGCCTCTCTCGTTGGGACTCGTCCTGGGCCACGAGCACCTCCCGCGCCCCCTCCCGCTCGCAGATCTCCCCGAGTTGCGTGAGCTCCGCGAACAAGCCCTCCTCCACGTTGCCATCCACCTCGGCGATGACGGCCGCCCCGGCTCCCTCCGGGAAGGGAAAGCCGCGATGACGCACGGCGTGAAGGGCCGTGTCATCGAGGAGCTCCAACGTTCGGGGGAGGATCCCCGCCGTCAGGACGGCGGTGATGGCGTGCGCGGCGGCGTACACCGAGTCGAAGACGACGAGGGCCGTCTTCACGTACCGGGGCCGGGGCACGAGCTGGACGGTGATCTCCGTGGCCACCCCCAGCGTGCCCTCCGAGCCCACGAACAGGCCCACCAGATCGTAGCCCGCCACCCCCTTGAGCGTGCGGCGGCCCACCCGCAGCACCTCGCCCGAGGGCAGCACCCACTCCAGGCCGATGATGTAGTCCCGGGTGACGCCGTACTTGAGCGCCCTCGGGCCTCCGGCGTTCTCCGCCACGTTGCCGCCCAGCGTGCAGAACTCCCAGGAGTTCGGGTCCGGTGGATAGAAGAGCCCCTGGGCCTCCACCGCCTTCATGAAATCGCCGGTGATGACGCCCGGCTGCGCCACCGCCGTCAGGTCCTCCACCGACACCGAGAGGATGCGGTTCATCCGCTCCAGACTCACCGCCACGCCGCCTCGCAGGGGCAGCGAGCCGCCGCTCTTGCCACTGCGCGCCCCACAGGGAGTGAAGGGCACACCGAGCGCCTGACAGGTCCGGAAGACCGCGGACACCTGGGCCGTATCCTCGGGAAACACCACGAGATCCGGGGGATAGACGCCCGAGTCGGACTCGTCCCGGGCGTAGCTCTCCAGGGTGGGCGCGTCGCGGCGCACCTGACCCGCGGACAGCACCGCCACCAGCGCCGTGTGGGCTCGCTCCATCAGCGAGGGATCGGGTCTCGGAAAGGTACGCTCCGAGGGCAAGCTCATGCCGCTCTCTCCTTCATCGGCGCGGGAGCGCCAGGCGCGTCCACAACTCCCGGCGCATGGCTCCGTCCCGTCGCAACAAACCTTCATAGGCCTCCGCGTGCGTGCGCGCATCACGCTGCCGGGGCCCACGGATGCGCAGGCACGCCTGCTCCGCCTCGATGATGCAGGCGGTGGCGGGGCTGCCGAGCACGCGCGACAACGACGCGGCCACCTCGCGTGCCATGTCCTCCTGGAGGATGAGCCGGTGCGCGAAGCAGTCCACCAGCGTGCCCAGCCGCCCGAAGCCCACCACCCACTTCGCCGGGACATAGGCCACATGGGCCCGCCCCTCCACGGGCAGCAGGTGGTGCGGACACATGGACTGGAAGCGCAGGTCCGTCACCACCACCAGCTCTCCGGACGAGCCCCGCGGCGCGCGAATCAACTCTCCCAGCGCCTCCTCGGGCGTCTGGGCATAGCCATCGAGGAACTCCGTCGCCCACGCCTCCGCCACCCGCTCCGGGGTCTCGTGCAGGTTGGGATCCGCCTCCTGGGAGAGGCCCGCCGCGCGCAGGAAGTCCTGGATGGCCACGGCCATGGCGGCCCGATCCGGCTTCACGGCCCGCGCCCCCTCCTTCGTGACTCGGCGATTTCCCATTGGCATACCTCCTGGTCGTCCCTTGGACCCCAACACGAAAAGGGGTGCAACCTACAGCGAAGCCCGCGTGGGATCTCCCAGGAAGACCCGCCCCCGGAATGAAGAGCGCGTCCCGCCGTTCACCCTCCCACCCTTGACACGCTTCGGGCGCGTCAGTAGAGCCCTCTGATCCCCTGGCCCATGCGCTCCCGAGTCCATACTGCTGGACCCCTCATCGCCCCCCTGCTGGTGGTGCTCTGGGTGATCCAGTCGGTGCTCGCCCTCGCGCACTTCCAGGAACACTCGCACCGCTACTGCGCCGTGCATGGCTCCTTCGAGGAGGCCTCTTCCAGCGGGGGAGCCGCACGTTGGGTGCGATTCCAGGAAGAACGGGCCGTGGAGCGGCAGCCGGCCGCGTCCGAGGGCGCACTGCGCCATGAGGCGTGCGACTTCCTCGCCTCCAGCGAGCGCCCCCAATGGACCGGGAGCCCCCCGCCAGCGACGTCCCTCGTCGCGACCTGCCTCGAGGTGAACCCGCCCGTCACCGAGTCGCCCCGGGCGCTGTCCTCGCTGTCCGTCCTCGACCTGGCTCCCAAGGTGTCTCCTCCGGCGCGTGCCTGACCGCGTCGAAGCGAGGTCTTGGGTCGACGTCCGCCCCCGGGCGACGTCCTGGTTCGAGGAGTAGCACGTGTCCCTTCCTTCATGCCGGCTCGCCGGCATCATCGCCTGTCTGTCATTGTCCCTCCCGCTGTCCGCGTCCGCGCAGGACCCGGCCGCGCCTCCCTCCTCTTCCCCGGAGACCCCCGCCTCCTCCGAGGACGCGGGGCTGTCCGCCGACGATTTGAAGGACATCGAGTCGGCACTCGGCCAGGACGCCGCCGCCGCCCAGGCGGGCACGCCCCCCGCCGCGACCACGCCCCCCGCCAGCTCCAATCCCAGTGGGGTGGTGATCAGCCCGAGCAACATCAACTTCCGCGGACTGGAGCTGTCCTTCATCCTCGACGTGGCGGGGGCCGCCTTCAGCTCGAAGGAACCCCTGCAGTCGGGCGGGCATGATCCCACCGCCAACGGCTTCAACCTCCAGCAGTTGGAGATGTCGCTGAACACGGCGGTGGACCCCTACTTCCGATTCACCGGCAACATCGTCTTCAGCCAGTTCGGCGTCGAAGTGGAGGAGGCGTACGCCGCCACCACCGCCCTGCCCGCCAACCTCCAGCTCCGCGCCGGCCAGTTCCTCACCCTCTTCGGCCGGCTCAACTCCACCCACCCGCATAGCTGGGACTTCGTGGACCAGCCCTTCGCGCTCGGCCGCGTCTTCGGCGGTGAGGGCAACCGCGGACTGGGCGTGGAGGCCTCCTGGCTCTCGCCGCTGCCCTGGTACCTGGAGGTCGTCGGCTCCGTCACCGATGCCAGCGGCGGGAGCACCGCGCGCAGCTTCCTCGGCGCGGGAGGCGGAGGGGTCAGCTCACCGCTCGACTTCCAGTTCACCGGCGCGGTGAAGCAGTTCTTCCCGCTGACGGATGAGCTGTCGCTCGTCTGGGGCCTGTCCGCCGCCGATGGGCCCACCCCCACCGGCTACCGCAACCGCGCCGACGTGTTCGGCACCGACGTGTACCTCAAGTACCGGCCCCTCGCCGGAGGCAGCACCACCATCGTGGCCCTCCAGGGCGAGCTGTTCTACCGGCGCCGGCAGGTGCCCCAGGACGTGCTCTCGGATGTCAGCGGGTACGGCCAGGTCCTCTGGCGCTTCTCCCAGCGGTGGGCCGCCGCCGGCCGCTACGAGTTCGGCACGCCCGCGCGCGACCTCGAGGGCGCCATCGCCAACGACGCGCTCGACCCCGACTGGACGGCCAACCGCCAGCGCATCTCGGCCAACGTCACCTTCTGGCCCACCGAGTTCTCCCGCCTGCGCCTGCAAGCCGCCACGGACCTCGTCGGCTGGCGGGAGGAGCCGGACACCTCGGTCTTCCTCGCACTCGAAGTGGTGATGGGCGCGCACGGCGCTCACTCCTTCTGACTCCCCTTCCCGCACTGGAGCCCTCGATGAACCCCTTCCGATTCCTCGCGGCCCTGAGCGCCGCCCTCTGCTGCCTGCTGTCCCTCCCCGCCCACGCCGACCTGAAGGTGGTCGCCTCGTTGCCCGACCTCGCCGCGCTCGCCAAGGCCGTGGGCGGCGAGCACGTCCAGGTCACCGCCATGGCGCTGTCCACCCAGGATCCCCACTTCGTGGACGCCCGGCCCAACCTGGCGCTCGAGCTCAACCGCGCCGATCTGCTGCTCTCCGTCGGCCTGGAACTGGAGATCGGCTGGTTGCCCACGCTCCAGAATGGCGCGCGCAATCAGCGCATCCTCTCCAGTGGCCCCGGCTTCCTGGACGTGTCCCAGTTCGTCGTCAACAAGCGCGAGGTGCCCCAGACGCCCACGGACCGCAGCAATGGGGACGTGCACCCGGGCGGCAACCCGCACTACCTCTATGATCCGAACATCGGCCTCACGGTCGCCCAGGGCATCGCCGAGAAGATGATCGCCCTGGACGCGAAGAACGCGGAGGCCTACCGCGCCAACCTGGCGAAGTTCACCGATGAGCTGAAGAAGGCCATCCCCGCCTGGGAGCAGCGTCTGGCCGGCCTCAAGGGCACGCCCGTCGTCGCCTACCACCGGACCACGGCCTACCTGTCCGGGTGGCTGGGCTTCGACACCATCGCCTACCTCGAGCCCAAGCCCGGCATTCCCCCCACGCCCGCCCACGTGGCCCAGGTGCTCGCGCAGGCCCGCCAGCGCAAGGCGCGGATGGTGTTGCGCGAGGAGTACTACCCCGCCAGCACCTCCAAGCTGGTGGCGGACAAGATCCCCGCCCCCCTCGTCGTGCTCCCGGGCGGCACCAACTTCCGGGGAGGAGAGACGTACCTCCGGCACATCGAGGACGTGGTGAGCCGGCTGGAGAAGGGCCTGAAGGGCCAGGGGACCTGAGCCATGCGCCGCTCCCTCTTCCTCGTATGGGGTCTCGCCCTGGGGGGCTGCGCCTGGCAGCCCGGTCAGGGCTTCGCCGTCGTCGAGCCCTCCGTGCGCGTCGCCTACGAGCCCCTCGCCTCCCGCGCCGCGAGCGATGGCTACCAGCGCTTGAGCTCGGACTACCAGGTGCGCCTGGAGTCGGCCTCCCTGCGGCTGTCCGGCATCGAGCTGCTCGCCAGCGCCTCGGGTTCGGGCTCGGGCACGACGTTCGACCCGTCCCGTCCACCCCCGGGTTACTCGCTGTGCCACGGTGGCCACTGCCACCGCGATGACGGCGCCCTCGTTCCCTATGAGCAGGTGGCCGCGGAGATGGGAGGCGGAGGCGGCTCGAGTGCCGTGGTGACGCTCGCCGCGGACGGGCCGTTGGATCTGCTCGTTCCCGAGACGCGCGCGATGGCGTGCGAGCCCGAGTGCGCGCTGCCCCAGACCCAGGTGACCCAGGGCCGCTGGTCCGTCGCGTCCCTGCGGCTCGTGGGCACCGTGCGCGACGCCCGCGTCCCCGCGCGCTTCCAGGGCGAGCGCTCCTTCGAGCTGGTGCTCCCCACCGACACGACCACGGAGGCCCCCGTGGCGATCCTCACCGGCGCGGTGGACCTGCCCTCGGACCGCACGCACCCGCCCGAGGCGAAGCTGCGCCTGGACCTGGTGCTGACGGCCGCGCTGTTCGACCCGGTGGACTGGGGCACGCTCGTGCGGGACGACCGGGTGCTGTTCGATGAGAACGCGCGCAAGGCCCTGGTGGAGCGGCTGTCCCAGCTCGAGCCCCGAGCGGAGGTGTCCCGTGGACAATGAGCCCGTGGTGACGGAAGCGGAGCACAAGCACTCGCACGAGCACACGAAGGACGTGCTGCTGTGCTGCGAGGATCTGGTGATCGGCTACGACGGCAAGCCGATGCTGCCGCCGGTGGATTTCCAGGTGCGCCGAGGCACCTTCCTGGCGGTCATCGGCCGCAACGGCTCGGGCAAGAGCACGTGGTTCAAGACGTTGCTGGGCCTCTTGCCGCCGGTGTCTGGCCGGGTGTTCCGCTCCAGCCCGCACGTGAAGAGCGCGTACGTGCCGCAGACCACGGGCATCGACGCGCTGCTGCCCGTGCGCGCGGGGGAGCTGGTGCGCTGGGGGCGGATGTCCGGGTGGAACTTCATGTGGCCTTTCGGCGCGCGCGGGGATCGGCGCGCGGTGGAGCGGGCGCTGGACACCGCCGGGGCCCTGTCCATCGCCCATCGCCCCTACCGCGAGCTGTCCGAGGGACAGAAGCAGCGTGCCCTGCTCGCGCGTGTGCTCGCCACCGAGGCGGACCTGGTGCTGCTCGACGAGCCCACGGCCGCCATGGACGCGGTGGCCGAGCGCGAGACGATGAAGCGTCTGGCGGAGCTGGCGCATGGACAGGGGCTCGCGGTGGTGGTGGTGAGCCACGACCTGCGCGTGGCCGCCGAGTCCGCCGATCAGCTCCTCTTCGTGGATCGGGAGACCAAGTCCGTGGTCCTGGGCGACGCGGACACGGTCTTCTGCCATCCTGCCTTCCGCCGCCAGTACGGCGACGAGTACTGCCCCCGTCATCCGCCCTCAGGACATCCTCGTGGACCCACAGCCGGTTAGTACCTCCTCCTGGGCCCAGTTCTGGGACGCCTACGAGCTGTTCCGCGACCCCATGCTGTGCGCGCTCGTCGCCGGCAGCGTGCTGGGCTTCCTGGGCGTCTACGTGGTGCTGCGGCGCATGGTGTTCGTCAGCGCCGCGGTGACGCAGTCGGCGGGCCTGGGCGTGGCGCTCGCCTTCTACGCGGAGATCCACCTGGGCATGCACGTGGACCCCACGGTGGGCGCGGTGGCGCTCGCGCTGGTGGCCACGATGCTGTTGATGATGGACCCCGCGCGGCTGCGGCTCACGCGGGAAAGCCTGCTCGGCCTGGCCTATGCGTTCACGGGCGGCGCGGCCATCCTCGTGGGCGACCGCATCTCCCAGGAGGCCCATGACATCCAGGGCATCCTCTTCGGCACGGCGGTGCTCGTGGAGCGCCCCCAACTGCTCGCGGTCACGTGGGCGGGCGCCCTCATCCTCTTCATCCACCTGTGGTGGTTCCGCGGCCTCACCTTCGCCAGCTTCGATCGCATCGGCGCGCACGTGCAGGGGCTGCCGGTGCGCATGCTCGACGCGGTGTTGATGATCTCCATCGGCCTGATGGTGGGCGTGTCGGCGCGAGCCCTCGGCGCGCTGCCGGTGTTCGCCTTCTCCATCCTCTCGGCGCTCGCCGCGCTGATGTTGGATCTGCGCCTGCCGTGGACCTTCCTGTTGTCCACGCTCGCGGGCGCCATCTCGGGCCTGGGCGGCTACCTCTTCGCCTACTTCTACAACTTCCCCGTGGGTGGCTCGCAGACGGTGCTCGCCACCGCGATCGTGGCGCTGGCCTTCGGGGTGCGCGGCGTGAAGCAGTTCGTCACCCGCGCGCGGGCCTGAACCTCGGGGGGCTCAGCGCACCGCGGCGGAGATCTTCTTGAACTCGGGGGCGTCCGCGCTCCCGAGCAGATCGAAGAGCGCCAGTTCCACCGTGATGAGGCGAGCGCCCACGTCACGGCAGGCCTCCAGGCCCGCGCGCCGATCCTCGGGGTGGCGCGAGAGCACCGCGTCCGAGCAGACGAACGGCGTGAAGCCCCGCTCCACCAGCGTGCGCACCGTCTGGAAGACACACACGTGGGTCTCCATGCCCACGACCAGCACCTGCTCGCGGGCGCCGAGCCCCGTCACCACCTCGGGCACGCAGGCGCTGAACTCCCGCTTCTCCACGGCGGAGACGTTCCCCAGACGCGCCTTCACCAGGGAGTGCGTGGGCCCCAGGCCCTTGGGGTACTGCTCGGTGACGAACACGGGCAGTTCCAGCGCCCGGGCGCCCTCGATGGCGGCGTTGACGCGGTTGAGCATCCGCTCGAGCGCGTCCTGGGCCATGGCACCGCACAGCCGCTCCTGGACATCGACGACGAGCAGCGAGATCCGATCCCTCTGGAGCCGGAAGGTAGGCATGGACCGTGTCTCTCCGAGCCCCTCCCAATCGTCAAGCATCCCGAGATTCAAGGGCCGGGTGATTGACGACCCCCGGACGCGTGACCAATGTCATGGGGATGAAGGGACACGCTCGCCAACTGATGACCGCGCCCGTGAAGTCCGTCTCCCTGGACACTCCTCTCTCGGAGATCGCCCTGCTGCTGGCCGATGCCCACATCGCCGGCACACCGGTGACGGACGACGAGGGACGCGTGCTGGGCATCATCAGCGAGCCCGACATCCTCAATGCCCTCCTGGCGGACCAGCCGCTGGACACCACGGCGCGCGAGCTGATGACCTCGCCCGTACACACGGTGAACGAATTCGAGACCACCGACGAGGTGATGGCACTCTTTCGCAAGCACGGCGTCCACCACCTGCCCGTGGTGCGTGAGGAGCAGTTGCTGGGCATCATCACCCCCGCGGACGTCATCCGCTACCTCGCCAGGGATCTCGACGAGCCACCCCGGGTGGGTTGAGGGCGAGGCAAGTTCCTCCAGACCCTCACGCCCCGCACGCACGTGCTCACCCAACAAAGCCACTGGCTCGTGCCGGGCATGCATCCCCGGATACCCGGCACCCACCTCTTCCCGCTGGAACGACCCGAGGCGTGTGGCCAGCGCCTCCAGGCCTTCCTCGACAAGGTGGGAGTGCCCGCCCCGGCCTGAGCACGCGGCTCAGCACGAGGCGTTGGCCGCTTCTCCCCCACCGAGCTCCACCCGCTCGGCGCGGAAGAGCCGGGCGCGTTGGATCTCCGACAGGTGGGCATCCGCGCTCCGCCAGCACTCCAGGCACGAGGCGAGGGCCCTGGCCGCCGCTTCCCGATCGCCCCGGGCGACGTGCACCTCGGCCAGCAGGAGCCAGGCATGCCCGCTGCCGGGCCGCTCCCTCACGAGCGACTCGGCCAGGTCGACCGCCTTGTCCGCGCGGCCGGCGCGGATCCGGGCGCGGGCGAGCGTCTCGCGGGCCTGTCGGGAGAAGGGAGTGGGGCCCGCGCCGCGCAGCCGGCGCTCCAGGCGCATGGAGCGGATGAGCGTGGCCTCGGCCCGGGCGGGATCTCCCTGCCGGGACTCCAGGGCGCCGCGCAGCTCGCACCCGGCCAGCTCCACCACCCGGGCGACGTCGCGCGGGCACAGCAGGCGGCCATCCCCCTTGCGCTCCTCCGCGAGCGACAGGCTCAGCGCGTCGAGCGCCTCGCATGCGCGCTCCGCCTCGGTGAGCTTGCCCATCTCCAGGGCGCGCAGGCCGCGGGCATAGGTCTCCATGCCGCGCAGCAGCACCTGTTCGGCCGGGCGCGAGCCCTCGGGCAGCTCCACGCGCATCTCCGCCGCCGCGCGCCAGAAACCAAAGCGCAGGTGCAGGCCGGAGAGCGCGCCCGCGGCGAACACGAGCGACTGGCCGAGCTGCGGCGTCACGTCCTCCACCCGGGCCCGCAGGCGTCGCGCCCACCCCTGGGCCTCGCCGTAGCGCCCCGCGTCGGCGCACGCCTGGACGAGCAGGCGCAGCGCCTGGCCCGCCACGGACGCGCCGGCGCCGGGGATGCCCTCCTGCTGGAGCCAGGCGTCCTCCACCGCCACCGCCGCCTCCAGCGTCTCGCGGGCGTCGTGGGTGTGGCCGGTGCGCAGCAGGAGCCGGCCGGCGCTCAACAGGGCCGTGCCCACCTGGGGAACGAGCAGGCGCAGGCGGCGCGCGCTCTCCACCGCCTCACCGGGACGCGCACTGTCCTCCATCAACTGCACCCAGGCATGGTGCACCCCTTCGTGGTGCGGGTGCGTGCGCAGCAGCTCGCGCACGAGCGCCTGCGCATAGGGCTGGCCCGGCCCGGGGCGCCCATCCGACTCGTACCCGTCCGCGAGGAAGCCCGCGAGCAGCAGCCGGGCCTCGGCGTCCTCGGGGAAACGATCGATGAGGCCCTCCATCTCGCGCACGAAACCATGGCGGCCGTTGGCGGGGCCCTTGTCGGCCAGGAAGGTGGCCGCGACGATGTAGCGCTGCTCCGCGTCCGTCACGCCCTCGCTGAGCGCGAGTGCCCGATGGATGGCCTCCGCGCGCGCCGTGGCGCACCGGGCGCCGGCGCCTCGCGTCAGGGCCAGACCCCACCAGGCCATGGCCAGCTCCGGATCCCTCCGCGCGGCCTCCGCGAAGGCCCGCCGCGACTCGCTCCGCCAGCCCAGGTGCAGCAGGCGCAGCCCTTGATCGAACCAGGCCTGGGCCAGGGGCTCGCGGGTGCTCACCGGGATGTGCGCGCGCCCCAGGCCCTCGCGAAGGCGGGGGGTGGGCAGCTCCAGATCCGGAGTCTCGTCCCAGGGAGAGATGGGGAAGAGAGCGGGTTCCTCGGCTCGAAGGTATCGCGCCAACATGGTGTTCCTCCTCACACCCCGACGAGCGGGGTCAACGATGCGTTCACGACCGGGCACTCCAGCCCGTCCACCCTCGCGGCGAACCGCCGCCACGCCGCCGCCAACCCCTCCCCGGGCACCGGCGGCGCCTTGCGCAGCGCCGCGATGCACTCCCGCCGCCACTCGGGGCCCAGCAAGGCCCCCACCCACTCCTCGTGTCCGGCCAGCCACCGCGCGACCGCCACCACCGCGGCGCGCGCGCGGGAGCACTCCTCCGGAGTGCCCGGCACACGGGGGACACCGAGGTCCATCGAATTGAAGAGCGGCCGCTCCAGCCGCCGCTCATCCACCAGGACGGGGGTGAAGCCGGAGCGCGGGACATAGACGCAGCCCCCGGCGCTCCGGCACAGCACACCAAAGCCCCACAACGTGAG from Cystobacter ferrugineus encodes the following:
- a CDS encoding sigma-70 family RNA polymerase sigma factor, yielding MATRTMKYGAEGLSHYLRHLGDHSQLTREQEYELAGRARKGDEAARQTLATSNLAFVVAVAKKFANRGARLDDLIQEGNVGLMKAIEHFDPKKNVRFATYAVWWIRAYITRYLKDNRSQVRGGEAERGSMMDFSLDASIDEEGETTFLDRLEDSGPSPQAIFLSREQDGEVQEALAKVRKRIGDLGWDILQERLTQDKPRTLEELGQRWGVSRERVRQVELKTKNFLERYLAAFNQDEEFDAVNPADAA
- a CDS encoding FAD-binding oxidoreductase, coding for MSLPSERTFPRPDPSLMERAHTALVAVLSAGQVRRDAPTLESYARDESDSGVYPPDLVVFPEDTAQVSAVFRTCQALGVPFTPCGARSGKSGGSLPLRGGVAVSLERMNRILSVSVEDLTAVAQPGVITGDFMKAVEAQGLFYPPDPNSWEFCTLGGNVAENAGGPRALKYGVTRDYIIGLEWVLPSGEVLRVGRRTLKGVAGYDLVGLFVGSEGTLGVATEITVQLVPRPRYVKTALVVFDSVYAAAHAITAVLTAGILPRTLELLDDTALHAVRHRGFPFPEGAGAAVIAEVDGNVEEGLFAELTQLGEICEREGAREVLVAQDESQRERLWTARRLVSPALRALKPHKISEDIAVPRSRIPDIIRALKDMGEELGLLVATYGHAGDGNLHANLLYDGPHQRALVEKGIQRMLELTVAMGGTITGEHGVGHAKREYLAMEQAEGVLALQRRLKEFFDPSGLLNPEKIFPAPKWP
- a CDS encoding isochorismatase family protein, coding for MPTFRLQRDRISLLVVDVQERLCGAMAQDALERMLNRVNAAIEGARALELPVFVTEQYPKGLGPTHSLVKARLGNVSAVEKREFSACVPEVVTGLGAREQVLVVGMETHVCVFQTVRTLVERGFTPFVCSDAVLSRHPEDRRAGLEACRDVGARLITVELALFDLLGSADAPEFKKISAAVR
- a CDS encoding zinc-regulated TonB-dependent outer membrane receptor; protein product: MSLPSCRLAGIIACLSLSLPLSASAQDPAAPPSSSPETPASSEDAGLSADDLKDIESALGQDAAAAQAGTPPAATTPPASSNPSGVVISPSNINFRGLELSFILDVAGAAFSSKEPLQSGGHDPTANGFNLQQLEMSLNTAVDPYFRFTGNIVFSQFGVEVEEAYAATTALPANLQLRAGQFLTLFGRLNSTHPHSWDFVDQPFALGRVFGGEGNRGLGVEASWLSPLPWYLEVVGSVTDASGGSTARSFLGAGGGGVSSPLDFQFTGAVKQFFPLTDELSLVWGLSAADGPTPTGYRNRADVFGTDVYLKYRPLAGGSTTIVALQGELFYRRRQVPQDVLSDVSGYGQVLWRFSQRWAAAGRYEFGTPARDLEGAIANDALDPDWTANRQRISANVTFWPTEFSRLRLQAATDLVGWREEPDTSVFLALEVVMGAHGAHSF
- a CDS encoding metal ABC transporter substrate-binding protein, which translates into the protein MNPFRFLAALSAALCCLLSLPAHADLKVVASLPDLAALAKAVGGEHVQVTAMALSTQDPHFVDARPNLALELNRADLLLSVGLELEIGWLPTLQNGARNQRILSSGPGFLDVSQFVVNKREVPQTPTDRSNGDVHPGGNPHYLYDPNIGLTVAQGIAEKMIALDAKNAEAYRANLAKFTDELKKAIPAWEQRLAGLKGTPVVAYHRTTAYLSGWLGFDTIAYLEPKPGIPPTPAHVAQVLAQARQRKARMVLREEYYPASTSKLVADKIPAPLVVLPGGTNFRGGETYLRHIEDVVSRLEKGLKGQGT
- a CDS encoding metal ABC transporter permease, which codes for MDPQPVSTSSWAQFWDAYELFRDPMLCALVAGSVLGFLGVYVVLRRMVFVSAAVTQSAGLGVALAFYAEIHLGMHVDPTVGAVALALVATMLLMMDPARLRLTRESLLGLAYAFTGGAAILVGDRISQEAHDIQGILFGTAVLVERPQLLAVTWAGALILFIHLWWFRGLTFASFDRIGAHVQGLPVRMLDAVLMISIGLMVGVSARALGALPVFAFSILSALAALMLDLRLPWTFLLSTLAGAISGLGGYLFAYFYNFPVGGSQTVLATAIVALAFGVRGVKQFVTRARA
- a CDS encoding tetratricopeptide repeat protein, which encodes MLARYLRAEEPALFPISPWDETPDLELPTPRLREGLGRAHIPVSTREPLAQAWFDQGLRLLHLGWRSESRRAFAEAARRDPELAMAWWGLALTRGAGARCATARAEAIHRALALSEGVTDAEQRYIVAATFLADKGPANGRHGFVREMEGLIDRFPEDAEARLLLAGFLADGYESDGRPGPGQPYAQALVRELLRTHPHHEGVHHAWVQLMEDSARPGEAVESARRLRLLVPQVGTALLSAGRLLLRTGHTHDARETLEAAVAVEDAWLQQEGIPGAGASVAGQALRLLVQACADAGRYGEAQGWARRLRARVEDVTPQLGQSLVFAAGALSGLHLRFGFWRAAAEMRVELPEGSRPAEQVLLRGMETYARGLRALEMGKLTEAERACEALDALSLSLAEERKGDGRLLCPRDVARVVELAGCELRGALESRQGDPARAEATLIRSMRLERRLRGAGPTPFSRQARETLARARIRAGRADKAVDLAESLVRERPGSGHAWLLLAEVHVARGDREAAARALASCLECWRSADAHLSEIQRARLFRAERVELGGGEAANASC
- the folE gene encoding GTP cyclohydrolase I, whose product is MGNRRVTKEGARAVKPDRAAMAVAIQDFLRAAGLSQEADPNLHETPERVAEAWATEFLDGYAQTPEEALGELIRAPRGSSGELVVVTDLRFQSMCPHHLLPVEGRAHVAYVPAKWVVGFGRLGTLVDCFAHRLILQEDMAREVAASLSRVLGSPATACIIEAEQACLRIRGPRQRDARTHAEAYEGLLRRDGAMRRELWTRLALPRR
- a CDS encoding metal ABC transporter ATP-binding protein yields the protein MDNEPVVTEAEHKHSHEHTKDVLLCCEDLVIGYDGKPMLPPVDFQVRRGTFLAVIGRNGSGKSTWFKTLLGLLPPVSGRVFRSSPHVKSAYVPQTTGIDALLPVRAGELVRWGRMSGWNFMWPFGARGDRRAVERALDTAGALSIAHRPYRELSEGQKQRALLARVLATEADLVLLDEPTAAMDAVAERETMKRLAELAHGQGLAVVVVSHDLRVAAESADQLLFVDRETKSVVLGDADTVFCHPAFRRQYGDEYCPRHPPSGHPRGPTAG
- a CDS encoding CBS domain-containing protein: MTAPVKSVSLDTPLSEIALLLADAHIAGTPVTDDEGRVLGIISEPDILNALLADQPLDTTARELMTSPVHTVNEFETTDEVMALFRKHGVHHLPVVREEQLLGIITPADVIRYLARDLDEPPRVG